A part of Paenibacillus sp. sptzw28 genomic DNA contains:
- a CDS encoding Cthe_2314 family HEPN domain-containing protein: MLRMLFGEPPRQSGGELLRTIQAMEQFASMLHKQIAQRGDTDHRLKKYRIWTMGLLAALDELEQSQYAALKFAEKVKSECVEDMSAEELLHYHRHVYFDKNAFIRLFAVLDKLGTLMNEFLGLETERLKTHFSYFTVLRVMKQRNLYPELSSALSELKEKYKDPLARLRKRRNTEIHYMNSEMQDDLLQSHQVNGGRYRLENLNERLGDLEQAMEIVYKTLQLTFNHACAQMRKRR, encoded by the coding sequence ATGCTGCGTATGCTGTTTGGGGAGCCTCCGCGACAGTCGGGGGGCGAGCTTCTCCGTACAATTCAGGCGATGGAACAGTTCGCTTCCATGCTGCACAAACAAATCGCTCAGAGAGGCGATACCGACCACCGGCTCAAAAAATACAGAATATGGACCATGGGGCTGCTTGCGGCCCTCGACGAGCTGGAACAAAGCCAATATGCCGCACTTAAATTCGCCGAAAAAGTAAAGTCCGAGTGTGTTGAAGATATGTCGGCTGAAGAGCTGCTCCACTATCATCGGCATGTCTATTTTGACAAAAACGCTTTTATCCGTCTGTTCGCGGTGCTTGATAAGCTTGGCACCCTGATGAATGAATTTCTGGGGCTGGAAACGGAACGGCTGAAGACTCATTTCTCCTATTTTACCGTCCTGCGTGTCATGAAGCAGCGTAATTTATATCCTGAGCTCTCATCTGCGCTGAGCGAGCTGAAGGAGAAGTACAAGGACCCGCTTGCCCGGCTGCGTAAGCGTCGAAATACGGAAATCCATTATATGAACTCGGAAATGCAGGACGATCTGCTGCAGAGCCATCAAGTCAACGGCGGCCGGTACCGGCTTGAAAATCTTAACGAGCGGCTGGGCGATCTGGAGCAGGCGATGGAAATCGTTTATAAGACGCTGCAGCTGACATTCAACCATGCTTGCGCACAGATGAGGAAAAGACGGTAA
- a CDS encoding YuzB family protein, whose protein sequence is MLKPIIEFCASNMHHGTDRIMKKLEDNPEVEVIEYGCLGNCGECYLFPFAMVNGEIVAAEKAEDLLDRIMESIKEQQAEREALDRLIDDM, encoded by the coding sequence GTGTTAAAACCGATTATCGAGTTTTGTGCAAGCAATATGCATCATGGAACCGACCGCATCATGAAGAAGCTGGAGGACAATCCGGAAGTGGAAGTCATTGAGTACGGATGCCTCGGCAATTGCGGTGAATGCTATCTGTTTCCGTTCGCCATGGTGAACGGCGAGATCGTGGCGGCAGAGAAGGCGGAAGACCTCCTTGACCGGATTATGGAGTCCATAAAAGAGCAGCAAGCCGAGCGGGAAGCACTCGACCGGCTTATCGACGATATGTAG
- a CDS encoding UbiD family decarboxylase: protein MSFTDLRGLIETLRREGDLAVIDAPVDPYLEIAEIHRRVIDEGGPALLFTNVKGSAFPVVTNLFGTIRRVDLAFGPRPEAFMKQAVGAMDRILPPTPKAIWGERSLIWDAMKVGLKQVQPSSAPVLEACKRERPLAGLPALTSWQLDGGPFVTLPLVYTEHPEHRKQHNLGMYRMQIFDESTTGMHWQIHKGGGFHYHEAEKRGEALPVSVFLGGPPALIASAIAPVPEHLPELLLASLITGGKLPVVQDPHGSHRIPAHAEFVISGSVPPHVRRPEGPFGDHYGYYSWTHDFPVFQVSHMWHRKDAIYPATIVGKPRQEDYYLGDFLQRLLSPAFPLAMPGVKDLWTYAETGFHALAAAVVRESYSREALTTAFRILGEGQLTLTKFLMLTDQPLDLAKFDRLMETVLERFRPETDLYVFDKTSHDTLDYTGGKLNHGSKAVMLGVGEPVRELPGVYDEGPIDEINSIEAYCRGCLVVSGASYVDEPELAARVLARLLERGTRWPLIVLADDAAIAAAQTPFLWTVFTRFNPADDIYAGTTVRRHHVGYELPLVIDARMKPGYPDELIARKDIVELVDSRWSEYFRT, encoded by the coding sequence ATGAGTTTTACGGATTTGCGCGGATTGATTGAAACGCTGAGGCGCGAGGGAGATTTGGCTGTCATCGATGCGCCGGTCGATCCGTATTTGGAAATAGCCGAAATCCACCGCCGTGTAATTGACGAGGGCGGTCCGGCGCTGCTTTTCACGAATGTGAAGGGCAGCGCTTTTCCCGTTGTTACGAATTTGTTCGGCACAATCCGGCGTGTAGATCTCGCTTTCGGCCCGCGGCCGGAAGCATTCATGAAACAGGCGGTCGGTGCAATGGACCGCATACTTCCCCCCACGCCCAAAGCGATCTGGGGCGAACGCTCCTTAATTTGGGATGCGATGAAGGTTGGTCTCAAGCAAGTACAGCCTTCCTCAGCGCCCGTGCTTGAGGCTTGCAAACGCGAACGGCCGCTCGCCGGACTTCCGGCGCTGACAAGCTGGCAGCTCGACGGCGGCCCATTCGTCACACTCCCGCTTGTTTATACAGAGCATCCGGAGCATCGCAAGCAGCATAATCTCGGCATGTACCGGATGCAAATATTCGATGAGTCAACGACTGGAATGCACTGGCAAATTCATAAAGGCGGCGGCTTCCACTACCACGAGGCTGAGAAGCGGGGCGAAGCGCTTCCCGTCTCGGTGTTTCTAGGCGGTCCGCCGGCGCTTATCGCTTCGGCCATTGCTCCGGTTCCCGAGCATTTGCCTGAGCTTCTGCTCGCCTCGCTCATTACCGGAGGCAAGCTGCCGGTCGTGCAGGACCCGCATGGCAGCCACCGGATCCCGGCTCATGCGGAATTCGTCATCAGCGGCAGCGTGCCGCCGCATGTCAGGCGTCCGGAAGGTCCGTTCGGCGACCATTACGGCTATTATTCGTGGACGCACGATTTTCCCGTTTTCCAGGTGAGCCATATGTGGCACCGCAAGGATGCGATCTATCCGGCCACGATCGTCGGCAAGCCGCGCCAGGAAGATTATTATCTCGGCGATTTTCTGCAGCGGCTGCTCTCGCCGGCATTCCCGCTCGCCATGCCGGGCGTCAAAGATTTGTGGACTTATGCGGAGACCGGATTTCATGCGCTTGCCGCGGCCGTCGTGCGCGAGAGCTACTCCCGGGAGGCGCTCACCACAGCGTTCCGCATTCTGGGGGAAGGTCAGCTTACGCTGACGAAGTTTCTAATGCTGACCGATCAGCCGCTTGACCTTGCGAAGTTTGACCGTCTTATGGAGACGGTCCTGGAGAGGTTCAGGCCGGAGACGGATCTGTACGTGTTCGACAAGACCTCGCATGATACGCTCGATTATACGGGGGGCAAGCTCAATCACGGCAGTAAGGCGGTTATGCTGGGTGTAGGAGAACCGGTACGCGAGCTTCCGGGAGTGTACGATGAAGGGCCAATCGATGAAATAAACAGCATAGAAGCTTACTGCCGCGGGTGTCTCGTCGTCTCAGGCGCGTCCTATGTCGATGAACCGGAGCTCGCCGCAAGAGTCCTTGCGCGTCTCCTGGAGCGGGGCACACGCTGGCCGCTCATCGTTCTAGCCGACGATGCCGCGATCGCCGCAGCACAAACGCCGTTCCTTTGGACAGTGTTTACCCGTTTCAACCCGGCTGACGATATTTATGCCGGAACAACGGTCAGAAGGCATCATGTCGGCTATGAACTGCCGCTCGTAATCGACGCCCGGATGAAGCCGGGATATCCCGATGAGCTGATTGCGCGCAAGGATATCGTGGAGCTGGTCGACAGCAGATGGAGCGAGTATTTCCGGACTTAG
- a CDS encoding SDR family oxidoreductase, translated as MELTGRTALITGSAKGLGKMTALTLARMGCDIVLNYVSSEQEAKRLAEDIELLGVKATAIRADIAESSDVERLASEALSWSPNGGVDILVNNAGPFIRERRLFADYDTDDIIGLVNGNLLGVILLDHKLLPGMRLRQWGRIIHFGFGHAGEGRAWPHRAVYATAKTGLVSFTKTLAVEEAGNGITVHMICPGDIKGLNKERSIEEVARERDEESPRGRPGSGEDIARVIAFLCLPQSDYLTGNIVDVTGGFDPIKNNTKRT; from the coding sequence ATGGAGCTGACAGGCAGGACGGCGTTAATTACAGGCAGTGCCAAAGGTCTCGGTAAAATGACTGCGCTTACGTTGGCGCGAATGGGCTGCGACATCGTTCTGAATTATGTGTCGAGCGAGCAGGAAGCGAAACGGCTGGCAGAGGATATTGAGCTTCTGGGGGTAAAGGCGACGGCCATCCGCGCGGATATAGCAGAGAGCTCGGATGTGGAACGGCTTGCCTCCGAAGCGCTGTCGTGGTCTCCAAACGGAGGCGTCGACATCCTTGTTAATAATGCTGGTCCTTTCATCCGCGAAAGACGGCTGTTCGCCGACTATGACACGGACGATATTATCGGCCTTGTGAACGGCAATTTGCTCGGTGTCATTCTGCTTGACCATAAGCTGCTGCCCGGCATGCGGCTCAGACAATGGGGACGCATCATTCACTTCGGTTTCGGTCATGCCGGCGAAGGACGCGCTTGGCCCCATAGGGCCGTGTATGCTACAGCTAAGACGGGACTTGTTTCATTCACCAAGACGCTGGCGGTCGAGGAGGCGGGCAACGGCATTACCGTTCATATGATCTGCCCCGGAGATATTAAGGGACTCAACAAGGAACGGTCAATCGAGGAGGTCGCCCGCGAGCGTGATGAGGAATCGCCAAGGGGACGTCCCGGAAGCGGGGAGGACATCGCCCGCGTCATCGCTTTTCTCTGTTTGCCGCAATCGGACTATTTGACGGGCAATATTGTGGATGTAACCGGGGGCTTCGACCCGATCAAGAACAACACCAAACGTACATAA
- a CDS encoding NAD(P)/FAD-dependent oxidoreductase: MKRFVILGGGYGGLTVAHELLEGELPDDTVVVLIDRMPYQGLKTEYYSLVAGTAADVDLRVDFPSDPRLLILYGEVTSVDVDAKQVGIAGQDPLDYEWLVIALGCTDRYHGIEGAELYSNSIQTFSAARKTYQALNDVKPYGQVTIVGGGLSGVEVASELREGRPDVNIRIVDRGPSILSAFPGKLQEYVSSWFTEHDVEMRGHVSLHKLEGGVLYDQNDTSPILTDVTVWTAGIQPVSLVQKMDLPKDDQGRLIVNEYHQLPEYNEVFVVGDCSSIPFAPSAQAAEAQGKQVAEVMQALWQDEKPRLSKIKLKGVLGSLGKKSGFGLMGRTPILGRVPRVLKSGVLWMSRHHLG, translated from the coding sequence ATGAAACGATTTGTGATTCTTGGCGGCGGCTACGGCGGCTTAACCGTTGCCCATGAACTGCTTGAAGGCGAGCTGCCTGACGACACGGTTGTCGTGCTGATTGACCGAATGCCTTATCAGGGACTCAAGACCGAATATTACTCGCTGGTTGCCGGTACGGCAGCTGATGTCGACTTACGCGTGGACTTCCCTTCCGACCCGCGTCTACTCATCTTATACGGAGAAGTGACTTCCGTCGACGTGGACGCCAAACAAGTCGGAATTGCCGGACAGGATCCGCTCGACTACGAATGGCTCGTTATTGCGCTAGGCTGTACCGACAGATATCACGGCATTGAAGGTGCCGAGCTTTATTCCAACAGCATCCAGACATTCTCAGCGGCGCGTAAAACTTATCAAGCGCTCAATGATGTGAAGCCGTACGGTCAAGTAACGATTGTCGGAGGCGGATTAAGCGGCGTCGAAGTGGCTTCCGAGCTGCGCGAAGGCCGCCCTGATGTCAATATCCGGATTGTAGACCGCGGACCAAGCATTCTGTCCGCTTTTCCCGGTAAGCTCCAGGAATATGTCTCGTCGTGGTTTACCGAGCATGATGTGGAGATGCGCGGACATGTCTCGCTTCACAAGCTGGAGGGCGGCGTGCTGTATGATCAGAACGACACGAGTCCCATCCTTACCGATGTCACGGTTTGGACGGCGGGCATCCAGCCTGTATCTCTCGTCCAGAAGATGGATCTGCCTAAGGACGATCAGGGCAGACTGATTGTTAATGAATATCACCAACTGCCCGAATATAATGAAGTTTTTGTCGTCGGGGATTGCTCCTCGATTCCGTTTGCGCCAAGCGCGCAAGCTGCGGAAGCGCAGGGCAAGCAGGTAGCGGAAGTGATGCAGGCTTTGTGGCAGGATGAGAAGCCCCGCCTGTCAAAGATCAAGCTTAAGGGCGTGCTTGGCTCGCTGGGCAAGAAATCGGGCTTCGGCCTGATGGGCCGCACCCCGATTCTGGGCCGTGTGCCGCGGGTTCTCAAAAGCGGCGTACTATGGATGTCCAGGCATCATCTGGGATAA
- a CDS encoding hemolysin III family protein produces MANTHIYTRREEVANAVTHGFGAALSTAALVLLIVFASLKGDASYVVTFTIYGSMMLLLYICSTLVHSFPEGKAKNVFEILDHSSIYLYIAGTYTPIVLHMVKGTEGWTLLGIVWGMAVCGVVFKAFFASKFLFTSTFLYIAMGWMIVFAWGPMKANFAPAGLELLLIGGLLYTVGTVFYMWRSFPYHHAVWHLFVLGGSILHFFAILLYVLPH; encoded by the coding sequence ATGGCGAACACGCATATTTATACGCGCAGGGAAGAAGTGGCCAACGCGGTCACGCACGGTTTCGGCGCAGCGCTGAGCACAGCCGCACTCGTGCTGCTTATCGTTTTTGCTTCGCTGAAGGGAGATGCTTCGTATGTAGTCACCTTCACGATTTACGGTTCTATGATGCTGCTGCTCTATATCTGCTCTACGCTTGTTCACAGCTTCCCGGAAGGCAAAGCGAAGAATGTGTTCGAAATTCTAGACCATTCCTCCATTTACTTGTATATCGCCGGCACCTACACGCCGATTGTCCTGCATATGGTGAAGGGAACGGAAGGCTGGACGCTGCTTGGCATCGTTTGGGGCATGGCCGTATGCGGCGTCGTTTTCAAGGCCTTTTTTGCATCGAAGTTTCTGTTTACATCGACGTTTCTATACATTGCGATGGGTTGGATGATCGTATTTGCCTGGGGGCCGATGAAAGCGAACTTTGCTCCGGCGGGACTCGAGCTGCTCTTGATCGGAGGGCTCCTGTATACGGTCGGAACCGTGTTTTATATGTGGCGCAGCTTTCCTTACCATCACGCCGTTTGGCATCTTTTTGTGCTCGGCGGGTCGATCCTGCATTTCTTTGCAATCCTGCTCTATGTGCTGCCACATTAA
- a CDS encoding aldo/keto reductase, translated as MKVRHLGKNGPEISVIGFGSWAIGGGGWASAWGSQDDQLSIESIRAALDAGITFYDTAAIYGLGHSEEVLGRALKGDRHKVVVATKCGLVWDENQTISRSGAYDSVIREAEASLRRLGTDYIDLYQMHWPDTETPAEETMRAMDKLIQDGKIRYAGVSNYDVPLLQKSLSVRHVDSLQPPYSILRPAAEKELLPFCLENGIGVVAYSPLTSGLLSGNYTYDTTFSEDDWRSRNAAHTGEGLRKNVDKVDKLKAIAARYDITMPQLAVAYDLAHPAITSAIVGVRKPSHILGVLSAADVVLDDATLSEIRAIAAE; from the coding sequence GTGAAGGTTCGCCACTTGGGCAAGAACGGCCCTGAAATTTCCGTCATCGGTTTCGGTTCATGGGCTATAGGCGGCGGAGGCTGGGCCAGTGCCTGGGGAAGCCAGGACGACCAATTATCGATCGAGAGCATCCGCGCGGCGCTGGATGCTGGAATAACATTTTACGATACAGCCGCCATCTACGGCCTGGGACATTCTGAGGAAGTGCTTGGCAGAGCTTTGAAAGGCGATCGCCACAAAGTGGTTGTCGCGACAAAATGCGGATTGGTCTGGGATGAGAATCAGACGATCAGCCGAAGCGGTGCATATGATTCCGTCATTCGCGAGGCGGAAGCTTCACTTCGGCGGCTTGGTACCGACTATATCGATTTGTACCAAATGCATTGGCCTGATACCGAGACCCCGGCGGAAGAAACGATGCGGGCGATGGACAAGCTCATTCAGGACGGCAAAATCCGATATGCCGGAGTCAGCAACTACGATGTGCCGCTGCTTCAGAAATCTCTTTCCGTCCGCCACGTCGACTCGCTGCAGCCGCCATATTCGATATTGAGGCCGGCAGCAGAGAAGGAGCTGCTGCCTTTCTGCCTCGAGAACGGGATCGGCGTTGTAGCTTACAGCCCGCTTACTTCCGGCTTGCTCTCGGGCAACTATACCTATGACACGACATTCTCGGAAGACGATTGGCGCTCGCGCAATGCGGCTCATACAGGAGAAGGCCTCCGCAAAAACGTGGACAAGGTCGACAAGCTGAAGGCCATCGCAGCCCGCTATGACATCACGATGCCGCAGCTTGCCGTCGCTTACGATCTTGCCCACCCGGCGATTACCAGCGCCATTGTCGGTGTGCGCAAACCAAGCCACATTCTGGGAGTTCTTTCCGCAGCGGACGTTGTGCTGGATGATGCGACCCTGTCGGAAATCCGGGCCATAGCCGCGGAATAG
- a CDS encoding NifU family protein, translated as MSENAQSTMYDEVLDVLDKLRPFLQRDGGDVELVDVEDGIVKLRLMGACGSCPSSTITLKAGIERALLEEVEGVQEVMQVF; from the coding sequence ATGAGCGAAAATGCACAGAGCACGATGTATGATGAAGTGTTGGACGTTCTCGATAAGCTTCGTCCGTTCCTGCAGCGCGACGGCGGCGACGTTGAACTCGTTGACGTGGAAGACGGTATCGTCAAGCTGCGCCTGATGGGCGCATGCGGCAGCTGCCCAAGTTCGACGATCACGCTCAAAGCAGGCATCGAGCGTGCACTGCTTGAGGAAGTCGAAGGCGTACAAGAGGTTATGCAGGTATTCTAA
- a CDS encoding SDR family NAD(P)-dependent oxidoreductase, giving the protein MKIDLNNKTALVTGATGELGPVIARTLAGSGADIIIHYFKNEAMAQRLQQEIESLGRKSITVQANVSDTESVMRMKEAVLSRFKSPDIVVANAVSQYSWTSVLDQSVDDYVDQFNSSVLQAVNLAKAFVPGMVERQSGRVIAINTECSMQNYPTQSAYVAGKRGMDGVYRVLAKEIGEHQITVNQVAPGWTISGRDRANQTERNEAYEKTVPLKRRGTDQEIANVVAFLASDLASFITGAYIPVSGGTVMPAI; this is encoded by the coding sequence ATGAAGATCGATTTGAATAATAAGACCGCTCTCGTAACAGGAGCAACCGGCGAACTCGGTCCTGTCATTGCAAGAACCTTGGCCGGGAGCGGAGCCGACATCATCATTCACTATTTTAAAAATGAAGCCATGGCGCAGCGGCTTCAGCAGGAAATCGAATCGCTGGGCCGCAAATCAATCACCGTACAGGCAAACGTTTCCGATACAGAATCCGTTATGCGAATGAAGGAAGCCGTATTGAGCCGATTCAAATCGCCGGACATCGTTGTTGCCAATGCTGTATCGCAATACAGCTGGACGAGCGTATTGGACCAAAGTGTCGACGATTATGTCGACCAGTTCAATTCATCCGTCCTTCAGGCGGTCAACCTGGCCAAAGCTTTCGTGCCAGGTATGGTAGAGCGGCAAAGCGGTCGAGTGATTGCGATTAATACGGAATGTTCGATGCAGAATTATCCGACCCAATCCGCTTATGTTGCCGGCAAGCGAGGGATGGATGGCGTGTACAGGGTGCTCGCCAAGGAAATCGGGGAACATCAAATCACTGTCAATCAGGTGGCACCGGGCTGGACGATCAGCGGCAGGGATCGGGCAAACCAGACCGAGCGCAATGAAGCCTATGAGAAAACCGTCCCGTTGAAACGGCGCGGAACGGACCAGGAAATCGCGAATGTCGTCGCATTCCTCGCTTCGGACCTAGCAAGCTTCATTACCGGCGCTTACATTCCGGTATCCGGCGGCACTGTTATGCCTGCGATATAG
- the mqnE gene encoding aminofutalosine synthase MqnE, which produces MNVAIPTESKQMQQIFEKVRSGERLSREDGEFLYRSDDLLTIGQMANEANMKKNGRKVYFIENMSLYFTNVCEAHCAFCNFRKDEGEEGSYTLSGAEMIAYVEQHFHPGVREFHIVGGHNPNVPFQYYIDSLKSLHERFPEVTLKAYTAAEIDFFSRISGLSYRDVLSELMKAGLKSLTGGGAEILSDEYRKKMRVDKADVSQYLDVHRTAHNLGLRTHTTMLYGSVEKHEDRINHMLQIRELQDETNGFLVFIPLSMQPISPKAGIRRRNSAFEDLKTIAISRLMLDNFQHIKAYFINIGTQLTQVSLTMGASDVHGTIVKERISHAAGALTPEGITREDLIWLVKGAGRIPVERDTFYNEVKIYE; this is translated from the coding sequence ATGAATGTCGCAATACCGACAGAGAGTAAACAAATGCAGCAGATCTTTGAGAAAGTTCGTTCCGGCGAGCGTTTATCCCGGGAGGACGGTGAGTTTCTATACCGTTCCGACGACCTGCTGACCATTGGACAAATGGCCAATGAAGCCAATATGAAGAAGAATGGACGCAAGGTTTATTTTATCGAAAATATGAGCCTTTACTTCACGAATGTCTGTGAAGCGCACTGCGCGTTCTGCAACTTCCGGAAGGACGAAGGCGAAGAAGGCTCGTACACCCTTTCCGGGGCCGAGATGATTGCTTATGTGGAGCAGCATTTTCATCCTGGCGTACGCGAATTTCATATCGTCGGAGGTCATAATCCGAATGTGCCGTTTCAATATTATATAGATTCGTTAAAATCATTACATGAGCGATTCCCTGAAGTGACGCTTAAGGCTTATACGGCGGCGGAAATCGATTTCTTCTCCCGCATTAGCGGACTTAGCTACCGCGATGTGCTCTCCGAGCTGATGAAAGCCGGCCTGAAGAGCTTAACCGGAGGGGGCGCGGAAATTCTCTCCGATGAGTACCGCAAGAAGATGCGCGTCGACAAAGCGGACGTGTCGCAATATCTTGATGTGCACCGTACAGCGCACAATCTGGGCCTTCGCACGCATACGACAATGCTTTACGGATCGGTCGAGAAGCACGAAGACCGCATTAACCATATGCTGCAAATTCGGGAGCTGCAGGATGAAACCAACGGATTTCTCGTGTTTATTCCGCTGTCCATGCAGCCGATCAGTCCTAAAGCCGGCATTCGCAGACGTAACTCCGCCTTCGAAGATTTGAAGACGATTGCGATCAGCCGTCTTATGCTTGATAATTTTCAGCATATCAAGGCTTATTTCATAAATATCGGAACACAGCTCACGCAGGTGTCGCTTACAATGGGGGCATCCGACGTTCACGGTACAATCGTCAAAGAGCGGATCAGTCATGCTGCCGGCGCTCTGACACCGGAAGGCATTACCCGTGAAGACTTGATTTGGCTGGTCAAAGGGGCGGGACGCATTCCGGTTGAGCGCGACACATTTTATAATGAAGTGAAAATTTACGAGTAA
- a CDS encoding VOC family protein, translating to MSENQTLRGFATINYWADDMEAAIAWYSRLLGAAPYFERSGPDGRLAYAEFRIGDYQHELGLIDRRFASASATAGPGGAVMYWHVDDIEAAFKKLKSMGAEEYEPVKHRGEGFITASVTDPFGNVLGIMYNKHYLEILNSIIKG from the coding sequence ATGAGCGAGAACCAAACATTACGGGGATTTGCGACCATTAATTACTGGGCGGATGACATGGAGGCGGCTATTGCGTGGTACTCTAGGCTGCTTGGCGCTGCGCCTTACTTCGAACGTTCAGGACCGGACGGTCGGCTTGCCTATGCCGAGTTTCGCATTGGAGACTACCAACACGAGCTGGGGCTGATCGATAGGCGTTTCGCTTCCGCCAGTGCAACGGCTGGCCCCGGTGGTGCCGTCATGTACTGGCATGTTGATGATATAGAAGCTGCATTTAAGAAATTGAAGTCTATGGGTGCGGAAGAGTACGAACCGGTCAAACATCGTGGAGAGGGATTCATCACGGCTTCCGTCACGGATCCGTTTGGCAACGTGCTCGGTATTATGTACAATAAGCACTATCTGGAAATATTGAATTCGATAATTAAAGGGTGA
- the erpA gene encoding iron-sulfur cluster insertion protein ErpA, with protein MINISEIANEKIKEMLAAEETPNLFLRIGVKEGGCSGFSYGMGFDDEQHEDDKVIEYSGLKVVVDSDSLKYLNGLEIDFKESAMGGGFTINNPNASATCGCGSSFRTATEAGNPAADPC; from the coding sequence ATGATTAACATTAGCGAAATCGCGAATGAGAAAATAAAAGAAATGCTGGCGGCGGAGGAAACGCCGAACCTATTCCTGCGCATCGGCGTGAAAGAAGGCGGCTGCAGCGGATTCTCTTACGGCATGGGGTTTGACGACGAGCAGCACGAGGACGATAAAGTAATCGAGTACAGCGGGCTGAAAGTGGTCGTCGATTCCGACAGCCTTAAATATCTTAACGGCCTTGAGATCGACTTTAAAGAATCGGCGATGGGCGGCGGATTTACTATCAATAACCCAAACGCATCCGCGACATGCGGCTGCGGGTCAAGCTTCCGAACGGCGACCGAAGCGGGCAATCCAGCTGCGGATCCTTGCTAA
- the mqnE gene encoding aminofutalosine synthase MqnE, with amino-acid sequence MSFVLTQSSLRDIEEKVERGERLSFDDGVRLIKSPDLLAIGRMADLVRKRKNGDSVYFIVNTHLNYTNVCYLDCKMCAFGLKPGDPRSYTLSLEQIEEKIKGMAGKGFTELHIVGGVNAKLPFSYYEEMMRIARKHLPGVHVQAFTAVEVDYIARVSKMTVEETIEKLREAGLGSILGGGAEIFDPEIREVISGHKTDAERWFLIHRKLHSLGVKSNASILYGHIEQPEHVIDHFVRLRELQDETNGFQAFFGFAYHPANTKLAEELKLSGETTGMYDLKMMAVARLMLDNFPHIRAFWMMIGLKLAQVSLSFGVDDLDGTVMEEQILHAAGNESSHMTPKDTFINMIREAGRIPTERDTLYNIIRTY; translated from the coding sequence TTGAGTTTTGTCTTGACACAGAGCTCACTGCGGGACATTGAAGAGAAGGTGGAGCGCGGCGAACGATTGTCGTTTGATGACGGCGTCCGTCTAATAAAATCGCCCGACCTGCTCGCGATCGGCCGCATGGCGGATTTGGTCCGAAAAAGAAAGAACGGCGACAGCGTATATTTTATTGTTAACACACATCTCAATTATACGAACGTTTGTTATCTCGATTGCAAAATGTGCGCTTTCGGCTTGAAACCGGGCGATCCCCGCTCCTATACACTCTCTTTGGAGCAGATTGAAGAGAAGATAAAAGGAATGGCCGGCAAAGGGTTCACCGAGCTGCACATTGTCGGAGGAGTAAACGCGAAGCTGCCGTTTTCCTACTATGAGGAAATGATGCGGATCGCCAGGAAGCACCTGCCCGGCGTACACGTACAGGCTTTTACCGCCGTGGAGGTTGACTATATCGCCCGCGTATCCAAGATGACCGTGGAAGAGACGATCGAGAAGCTCAGAGAAGCCGGGCTCGGCTCGATTCTTGGGGGCGGCGCGGAGATCTTCGATCCGGAAATCCGGGAGGTTATATCCGGTCATAAGACCGATGCGGAACGCTGGTTTCTAATCCATCGCAAGCTCCACAGCCTCGGCGTGAAGTCCAATGCCTCCATATTATACGGTCATATCGAGCAGCCGGAACATGTTATCGATCATTTCGTCCGCTTGCGCGAGCTTCAGGATGAGACGAACGGGTTCCAGGCGTTTTTCGGTTTTGCCTATCATCCGGCGAATACGAAGCTTGCCGAGGAATTAAAGCTCAGCGGTGAGACGACTGGCATGTACGATTTGAAAATGATGGCGGTAGCCCGGCTCATGCTGGACAACTTCCCTCACATCCGGGCTTTCTGGATGATGATCGGACTCAAGCTTGCGCAGGTGTCTCTCAGCTTCGGTGTCGACGATCTCGACGGCACGGTAATGGAGGAGCAAATTCTTCACGCAGCCGGCAATGAATCGTCGCATATGACGCCGAAGGATACGTTTATTAATATGATTCGCGAAGCGGGTCGTATACCGACTGAACGCGATACTTTATACAATATCATCCGGACCTATTAG